A single genomic interval of Lathyrus oleraceus cultivar Zhongwan6 chromosome 7, CAAS_Psat_ZW6_1.0, whole genome shotgun sequence harbors:
- the LOC127103315 gene encoding pentatricopeptide repeat-containing protein At2g01860, whose product MECTVSFPTSMRFVPLGTTLCRNQRITLAAHSSNSNRRRRERPTKNLRYPRRDKQPPEFGVNLFLKKPSFPNNDQTRDDKNFNVEESDEEERNTGVVWDSDEIDAISSLFQGRIPQKPGKLDRERPLPLPSPHKLRPLGLPTPKRLPEMVSSRISMDKKLYKSPSFLVGLAREISRLNPDEDASIILGKWVHILRKSSLSMTIKELGHMGLPGRALQTFCWAQNQPHLFPDDWILASTIEVLAGNHELKSLLNLNKFTGLASRRVLEALIKGFLKGGNLRPAWKVLAIARRDKRMLDSSIYAKLILELGKNPDRYRHIEPLLEELGARDELNLTARDCTAIMKVCAKMGKFEVVESLFSWFTQSGCQPSVVMYATVIRSRHAEMKHREALDLVWEMEASNCLFDLPAYRAVIKLFVALDDLSRAARYFSKLKEAGFSPTYDLYKDMLEIYMASGRIAKCREICKEAEIAGFTLHKHLVSYDS is encoded by the coding sequence ATGGAATGCACCGTATCATTTCCTACTAGTATGCGTTTTGTTCCATTGGGAACAACTTTGTGCAGAAACCAGAGAATCACTTTAGCAGCACATTCATCGAATTCAAAtagaagaagaagagaaagacCGACAAAGAACTTACGGTATCCGCGTCGCGACAAGCAACCTCCGGAGTTTGGTGTTAATTTATTCTTGAAGAAGCCTAGCTTTCCCAACAATGATCAAACTCGTGATGATAAGAATTTCAATGTAGAAGAGAGTGATGAGGAGGAACGAAATACTGGTGTGGTTTGGGATTCGGATGAAATTGATGCTATATCGTCGCTTTTTCAAGGTAGAATCCCACAAAAACCGGGAAAATTGGACCGGGAAAGACCTCTTCCTCTTCCGTCTCCTCACAAGCTTCGACCGTTGGGATTACCTACGCCAAAAAGACTACCAGAGATGGTTTCTTCTCGCATTTCTATGGATAAGAAATTATATAAAAGCCCGAGTTTTCTAGTTGGGTTGGCGAGAGAGATTAGCAGGCTTAATCCAGATGAAGATGCGTCTATAATTCTTGGAAAGTGGGTGCATATTCTGAGGAAGAGTTCTCTATCAATGACAATAAAGGAATTGGGCCATATGGGGCTCCCTGGGAGAGCTCTACAGACGTTCTGTTGGGCACAGAATCAACCTCATCTTTTCCCGGATGATTGGATTCTGGCCTCGACAATTGAGGTCTTGGCAGGGAACCATGAATTGAAGAGTCTATTGAACCTGAACAAGTTTACTGGTTTGGCGAGTCGCAGGGTGTTAGAGGCATTGATTAAGGGTTTTTTAAAAGGAGGAAACCTTAGACCTGCTTGGAAGGTATTGGCAATTGCTAGAAGGGATAAAAGAATGTTGGATTCAAGCATTTATGCAAAATTGATACTGGAACTTGGAAAGAACCCTGATAGATACAGACATATCGAGCCGTTGTTAGAAGAACTCGGAGCACGAGATGAACTGAATTTAACCGCACGAGATTGTACTGCTATAATGAAAGTCTGTGCTAAGATGGGAAAGTTTGAAGTAGTTGAGAGCTTGTTTAGTTGGTTCACACAGTCTGGTTGTCAACCAAGTGTGGTTATGTATGCAACTGTTATTCGTAGCCGCCATGCTGAAATGAAGCACAGAGAGGCATTGGATTTAGTTTGGGAAATGGAGGCTTCGAATTGCCTCTTTGACCTTCCTGCTTATCGTGCGGTAATAAAGCTGTTTGTTGCTTTAGATGACCTATCTCGAGCCGCGAGATATTTTTCGAAACTTAAAGAAGCGGGATTTTCTCCCACTTATGATTTATACAAAGACATGCTTGAAATTTACATGGCCTCCGGGCGGATTGCAAAGTGCAGAGAGATCTGTAAGGAGGCCGAGATTGCAGGTTTCACGCTACATAAACATCTAGTGTCATATGATTCATGA
- the LOC127105898 gene encoding sm-like protein LSM8 produces the protein MSTGPGLESLVDQTISVITNDGRNIVGVLKGFDQATNIILDESHERVFSTKEGVQQLVLGLYIIRGDNISVVGELDEELDSNLDLSKLRAHPLKPVIH, from the exons ATGTCAACCGGGCCTGGACTTGAGTCTCTCGTAGATC AGACGATTTCGGTTATTACGAATGATGGACGAAATATAGTG GGAGTTCTAAAAGGTTTTGATCAGGCAACGAATATAATTCTCGATGAATCCCATGAACGAGTTTTCTCTACCAAG GAAGGTGTTCAGCAACTTGTTCTGGGTTTATACATCATTAGGGGCGACAACAT AAGTGTTGTTGGTGAACTGGATGAAGAACTAGATTCTAACCTTGATTTGTCCAAGCTTAGAGCTCATCCCTTAAAGCCTGTCATCCATTGA